Proteins encoded together in one Triticum dicoccoides isolate Atlit2015 ecotype Zavitan chromosome 7B, WEW_v2.0, whole genome shotgun sequence window:
- the LOC119337343 gene encoding uncharacterized protein LOC119337343: MLHLRLANYNNTYVKGNHRKKHRIPLKPTSYKYEMALHCYINGRHCIVEGVHWGLESMAYDMVCYVHLASGGSGSQDDGRGSSARVSNDKCVCCQPSQGRDPWSRVVHANEGYQTGPWSMRSPPYLYGLRLRRPF, from the exons ATGCTTCATCTGCGGCTAGCTAACTACAACAACACATATGTAAAGGGAAACCATCGTAAGAAACACAG AATCCCTCTAAAACCAACCAGCTACAAATATGAAATGGCATTGCATTGTTACATCAATG GAAGACATTGCATTGTTGAAGGAGTCCATTGGGGACTGGAGTCGATGGCCTACGACATGG TGTGCTATGTGCATCTTGCTAGTGGCGGGAGTGGCAGCCAAGATGATGGGCGCGGGAGCAGCGCACGTGTGAGCAATGACAAGTGTGTCTGCTGCCAACCTTCACAG GGAAGAGACCCATGGTCCAGAGTAGTACATGCAAATGAAGGATACCAGACTGGCCCATGGAGCATGAGATCCCCACCTTACTTGTATGGCCTCAGGCTGAGGAGACCCTTCTAA